In the genome of Sardina pilchardus chromosome 14, fSarPil1.1, whole genome shotgun sequence, one region contains:
- the cd8a gene encoding T-cell surface glycoprotein CD8 alpha chain has translation MRRVKMQLKWTEIFIFVCLFHACCPAQKTQILKEKKEDTLHCSLKMDQSITVIWFRTTEKNGVQFILSCKNEKVLKKNESLSTALEALGCYSLKIKSFNKETDSGRYNCARYNSNALEFGDTTVLAGEPDPTQAPKVTQKATTTPCATAAPSTPCVCPNKRGVKRDPEKSCELMIWAPLAGGCGLLLVLLIAVSLYCNKIRTRRCPHHYKRQPRTVGGVLHPGKGRLV, from the exons ATGAGACGCGTCAAAATGCAGCTAAAATGGACTGAAATATTCATCTTTGTGTGCCTTTTTCATG CTTGTTGCCCTGCACAGAAGACACAGATtcttaaagaaaaaaaggaagataCACTTCATTGTTCACTGAAGATGGATCAGAGTATTACAGTCATATGGTTTCGAACTACAGAAAAGAATGGGGTGCAATTCATACTATCTTGCAAAAATGAGAAAGTTCTGAAGAAAAATGAAAGTTTGTCTACAGCTTTGGAAGCACTGGGTTGCTACAGTTTGAAAATTAAGTCCTTCAATAAGGAAACAGACAGTGGCCGCTATAACTGTGCTAGATACAATAGCAATGCATTGGAGTTTGGGGACACTACAGTTCTTGCAGGAGAACCAG ACCCCACACAAGCACCGAAGGTTACACAGAAAGCTACGACAACCCCTTGTGCTACTGCAGCTCCTTCTACACCATGTGTGTGCCCAAATAAGAGAG GGGTGAAGAGAGACCCTGAGAAGAGTTGTGAGTTGATGATCTGGGCTCCACTGGCTGGAGGCTGCGGCCTGCTCTTGGTCCTCCTCATCGCCGTGTCCCTCTACTGCAACA AAATCCGCACTAGGCGATGCCCCCATCATTACAAGAGACA ACCCAGAACTGTAGGAGGAGTGCTGCATCCTGGGAAAGGTCGTCTTGTTTAA